From the Deinococcus radiophilus genome, one window contains:
- a CDS encoding LEA type 2 family protein → MSLLPFRCLSLTTLLGLSTLSACTPAALVGQSVQVPTFQTQSIALTGIGLPSSDQSGWADLHLQLQVDNPNPFTVRLHSFDTDLYLTGQPVAAIHLPNLNLPAGGQTLQTANVRLPLNLAAAGEVLKVARGQAVTYRIDGTFSADLEPLGQPHFGPLTLAQGQWKQPAILPF, encoded by the coding sequence ATGAGCCTGCTGCCATTTCGCTGCCTCTCCCTGACGACCCTGCTGGGCCTGAGCACCCTGAGTGCCTGCACGCCAGCGGCACTGGTGGGCCAGAGTGTTCAGGTGCCCACCTTCCAGACCCAGAGCATTGCGCTCACTGGCATCGGCCTACCCAGCAGCGACCAGAGCGGTTGGGCCGACCTCCACTTGCAACTTCAGGTAGACAATCCCAACCCCTTCACAGTGCGGCTGCACTCGTTCGATACCGATCTGTACTTGACGGGGCAGCCCGTGGCGGCAATCCACCTGCCAAATCTGAATCTGCCGGCAGGCGGCCAGACTCTTCAGACGGCCAATGTTCGCTTGCCACTGAACCTGGCTGCGGCGGGCGAAGTGCTGAAGGTGGCCCGTGGTCAGGCCGTGACCTACCGCATAGATGGCACTTTTTCCGCCGATCTAGAGCCCCTCGGTCAGCCGCACTTTGGCCCACTCACGCTGGCGCAGGGGCAGTGGAAGCAGCCGGCCATCCTGCCTTTCTAG
- a CDS encoding biotin--[acetyl-CoA-carboxylase] ligase, whose amino-acid sequence MPERLLPLLTETPRSGDELGEALGLGRVMVNTLAHRLRGQGVPLEVGRTGYALQRGTPAPGMVPIQGQFGQALRYYGEIDSTQDTLRTWANDVHDSAPHGAVVVAERQRAGRGRRGRSWLTAEGSLVFSLLLRGPLPLAALPTLPLAAGVALRRAAGGGGLKWPNDLLDNQGRKVAGILLEAELRGEEARQAVLGIGINVSEAPEGAGNVHSFRPGVTRAELLGELLAALEYWLNAPADEVLDAWRAVSVTLGRPVQFTPAGGGPRTGTAVDIDAQGSLLVALPGGVRQVVSAGDVELVGQFQSSDPGNVTQ is encoded by the coding sequence ATGCCTGAACGCCTGCTGCCACTCTTGACCGAAACACCGCGCTCCGGCGATGAACTGGGCGAGGCGCTGGGCCTGGGCCGCGTCATGGTCAATACCCTGGCTCACCGCCTGCGGGGTCAGGGCGTGCCGCTGGAAGTCGGACGAACCGGCTACGCCCTGCAGCGTGGAACGCCCGCTCCGGGAATGGTGCCTATACAGGGGCAGTTTGGCCAGGCACTGCGCTACTACGGCGAAATAGACAGCACCCAGGACACGCTGCGGACCTGGGCCAACGATGTGCATGACTCGGCACCTCACGGCGCGGTGGTGGTGGCTGAGCGTCAGCGCGCAGGCCGGGGACGCCGGGGGCGTAGCTGGCTGACTGCCGAGGGCAGTTTGGTCTTCAGCCTGTTGCTGCGCGGGCCACTGCCACTGGCGGCACTACCGACCCTGCCGTTGGCTGCCGGGGTGGCCCTGCGGCGGGCGGCGGGCGGCGGTGGCCTCAAGTGGCCCAACGATCTGCTGGACAACCAGGGCCGCAAGGTGGCGGGCATCCTGCTGGAAGCCGAGTTGCGCGGCGAAGAAGCACGGCAGGCGGTGCTGGGCATCGGAATCAATGTGTCGGAGGCGCCTGAAGGGGCTGGGAATGTACACAGCTTCCGCCCTGGCGTGACCCGCGCTGAGCTGCTGGGTGAGCTGCTGGCCGCGCTGGAATACTGGCTGAATGCTCCGGCGGATGAGGTGCTGGACGCCTGGCGCGCTGTGAGTGTCACCCTGGGCCGCCCAGTGCAGTTCACGCCCGCCGGTGGTGGGCCACGGACTGGAACGGCCGTGGACATTGACGCGCAGGGCAGTCTGTTGGTGGCTCTGCCCGGCGGCGTCCGTCAAGTGGTGAGTGCCGGAGACGTGGAACTGGTAGGGCAGTTTCAGTCTTCTGACCCAGGCAACGTCACCCAGTAA
- a CDS encoding biotin transporter BioY has protein sequence MTQTTLHPTLAGTLAPVPSLTRDILLVVGAALLMALIAQAEIPLQPVPVTLQTLGVLLIGAALGWKRGAAALTLYLAMGAVGLPVFAGGSGSFAKFLGATGGYLLSYPFAAAAAGLLVERFGLDRRPLGAAAAMLVASVIIYALGLAWLSAVTGLQGQALLTAGLTPFLLGDALKIGLAAALLPAAWALVRQK, from the coding sequence ATGACCCAGACCACTTTGCATCCTACCCTGGCCGGCACGCTGGCTCCCGTTCCTTCGCTGACCCGCGACATTCTGCTGGTGGTGGGCGCGGCCCTGCTGATGGCCCTGATCGCCCAGGCCGAGATTCCGCTGCAACCCGTCCCTGTCACCTTGCAAACCCTCGGCGTGTTGCTGATTGGCGCGGCGCTGGGTTGGAAGCGGGGCGCGGCTGCCCTGACCCTGTACCTGGCGATGGGGGCCGTGGGCCTGCCTGTCTTTGCCGGGGGCAGTGGCTCTTTCGCTAAGTTTCTCGGTGCCACCGGCGGCTACTTGCTGAGCTACCCCTTCGCTGCTGCTGCCGCTGGCCTGCTGGTGGAGCGTTTTGGCCTGGACCGTCGCCCGCTGGGTGCTGCTGCGGCCATGCTGGTCGCCAGCGTCATTATCTACGCGCTGGGCCTGGCCTGGCTGAGTGCCGTGACGGGTCTGCAGGGTCAGGCGCTGCTGACCGCCGGCCTGACCCCCTTCTTGCTGGGTGACGCCCTCAAGATCGGTCTGGCCGCTGCGCTCCTGCCCGCTGCCTGGGCACTGGTCCGTCAGAAGTAA
- a CDS encoding LysM peptidoglycan-binding domain-containing protein, producing MRHSEDKAMQVPSFTHTFPRLFRPSLFPSLLTLSLLAAGQAQTVTVQPGDSLWSLSQRHGVSVEQLRAINGLTGNAIRAGQQLRLSGSSPAHASVNAAGVPTNPYTVRRGDTLSAIARRAGISVGDIRRANGLSGDALLAGQRLRIPVRPLPAALPTGQEVQVVYGYITVQPGQTLKSLAQQYRTTTGDLLDVNYLRSASVYPGQRLRVPKRVPVPVAPAPVAPPVSLHSRRPLGIPVQVVRVDLRHRNVLVAPVLPQGSRSARVSTLARQSGADAVINGSYFHPQTYAPAGDLVRSGQLISWGRIPAALAITPDNRAAITGGTGAASAQAWRGMETVVASGPRILVGGQIRQRHDPAFRDPAVFGRAARSAVGLSGNRDLFLVSTQSRLTTTEMAKVMRQLGAQNALLLDGGSSAGLAWGHQAVMDSVRSVAFGIGVYANYPGRRYVR from the coding sequence ATGAGACACAGCGAGGATAAAGCCATGCAGGTGCCGAGTTTTACCCATACCTTTCCGCGTCTTTTTCGACCCAGCCTTTTTCCCAGCCTGCTGACCCTTTCGCTGCTGGCTGCGGGGCAGGCTCAAACCGTCACCGTGCAGCCTGGCGACTCGCTGTGGAGTCTCTCTCAGCGGCACGGCGTCAGTGTGGAGCAGTTGCGGGCCATCAATGGGCTAACGGGCAATGCCATTCGGGCCGGACAGCAATTGCGCCTGAGCGGCAGCAGCCCTGCCCACGCGTCAGTAAACGCGGCGGGTGTGCCGACCAATCCATACACCGTCCGGCGCGGCGACACGCTAAGCGCCATTGCTCGGCGGGCGGGCATCAGCGTGGGCGACATTCGCCGCGCCAATGGCCTGAGCGGTGACGCCCTGCTGGCGGGCCAGCGGCTACGCATCCCAGTGCGTCCTCTCCCTGCGGCCCTGCCCACCGGTCAGGAGGTGCAGGTGGTGTACGGTTACATCACCGTCCAGCCTGGGCAGACCCTCAAGTCGTTGGCGCAGCAGTACCGCACCACTACTGGCGACCTGCTGGACGTGAATTATCTGCGTTCGGCCAGCGTCTACCCAGGGCAGCGCCTGCGCGTTCCCAAGCGCGTACCAGTTCCGGTGGCCCCCGCTCCGGTGGCTCCGCCCGTCTCGCTGCATAGTCGCAGGCCACTAGGAATCCCGGTGCAAGTGGTGCGGGTGGACCTGCGGCACCGCAACGTGCTGGTAGCTCCAGTCTTGCCGCAGGGTAGCCGCAGCGCCCGCGTCAGCACGCTGGCCCGCCAAAGCGGCGCAGACGCGGTCATCAACGGGTCTTATTTTCATCCGCAGACTTACGCCCCGGCGGGCGACCTGGTCCGCAGCGGGCAGCTGATCAGCTGGGGACGCATTCCCGCGGCGCTGGCGATTACCCCCGACAACCGCGCTGCGATCACCGGGGGCACAGGAGCAGCCAGTGCCCAGGCCTGGCGCGGTATGGAAACGGTGGTGGCCTCAGGGCCGCGCATTCTGGTGGGCGGGCAGATTCGCCAGCGCCATGACCCCGCCTTCCGCGACCCTGCCGTGTTCGGGCGGGCGGCCCGCTCGGCAGTGGGGCTGAGCGGCAACCGTGACCTGTTTCTGGTCAGCACCCAGTCCCGGCTGACCACCACCGAAATGGCCAAGGTCATGCGGCAGCTGGGCGCACAGAATGCCCTGCTGCTGGACGGCGGCAGCTCGGCGGGACTGGCCTGGGGCCACCAGGCGGTCATGGACAGTGTGCGTAGCGTGGCCTTTGGCATCGGCGTCTACGCCAACTATCCGGGGCGGCGGTATGTACGCTGA
- a CDS encoding Fur family transcriptional regulator — MTMVRQTKQRQAVIEVLRAARCHPDAAWIHSEVRKLQPTVSLGTVYRTLDALVRDGVAVTIERASGATCYDFRHTGADHHHAVCRQCGAIFDIDAELIPQLPAGAFPQGFRVTDVRLEFMGICPHCEVPDSELAESQGTVQTLPHTAAGAL; from the coding sequence ATGACGATGGTACGCCAGACCAAGCAGCGCCAGGCGGTCATCGAGGTGTTACGCGCAGCCCGCTGTCATCCCGACGCCGCCTGGATTCATTCCGAAGTTCGTAAATTGCAGCCCACGGTCAGTCTGGGCACCGTGTACCGCACCCTGGACGCCTTGGTCCGCGACGGTGTCGCCGTGACCATTGAGCGGGCCAGCGGAGCCACCTGCTACGACTTCCGGCATACGGGGGCTGACCACCACCACGCGGTCTGCCGTCAGTGTGGGGCCATCTTCGACATTGACGCCGAGCTGATTCCCCAGTTGCCTGCAGGGGCCTTTCCACAGGGTTTCCGGGTGACGGACGTGCGGCTGGAATTTATGGGGATCTGCCCACACTGCGAAGTGCCGGACAGCGAGCTGGCCGAAAGTCAAGGCACCGTCCAAACACTGCCGCACACTGCTGCTGGAGCGCTTTGA
- the purB gene encoding adenylosuccinate lyase has product MIDRYLTPEMKTLWSEANRYRAWLKVELSAMQAQAEAGEVPREAYDTLIRKSQADPLDQAFADKVAEIEAVTRHDIVAFTRALTERYGEEARFIHHGLTSTDVVDTAQNLLLDEALGLIIAETQAMRDVCRDQAVAHKHTPTVGRTHGIHAEPMTFGLKFLNWMSALDRDLERLEAARRRIQVVMLSGSVGTFAHVSPEIEEAVAAAWGWQPAAVTNQTLARDRHAELMTTLAILGTTIEKIAVEVRHLQRSEVREAMEPFGKGQTGSSSMPHKKNPILTENVTGLARLLRGNAMTALENVALWHERDISHSSAERIILPDSTAAASYALRRLTGVLRDLVVFPDRMLKNLNDLGGLVFSQRVLHALIDEKGMMREDAYAIVQRSALRSWETGEGLRDLLAADPESPLSTEELDAAFDLAWYLRHVDAIYARFGL; this is encoded by the coding sequence ATGATTGACCGCTACCTGACCCCTGAAATGAAAACCCTCTGGTCCGAGGCCAACCGCTACCGGGCCTGGCTGAAGGTGGAACTCAGCGCCATGCAGGCGCAGGCCGAGGCGGGCGAGGTGCCCCGCGAAGCCTACGACACCCTGATTCGGAAATCCCAAGCCGACCCACTGGATCAGGCCTTCGCCGACAAGGTGGCAGAAATCGAAGCGGTCACCCGGCACGACATCGTGGCCTTTACCCGCGCCCTGACCGAGCGCTACGGTGAGGAAGCCCGCTTCATCCACCACGGCCTGACCTCCACCGACGTGGTCGACACGGCCCAGAACCTGCTGCTGGACGAAGCGCTGGGCCTCATCATCGCGGAAACCCAGGCCATGCGGGATGTGTGCCGGGATCAGGCCGTCGCCCACAAGCACACACCCACGGTAGGCCGTACCCACGGTATCCACGCCGAACCGATGACTTTTGGGCTCAAGTTCCTGAACTGGATGTCGGCACTGGACCGTGATCTGGAGCGGCTGGAAGCAGCCAGGCGGCGAATTCAGGTGGTGATGCTCAGCGGCAGTGTGGGCACCTTTGCACACGTTAGCCCGGAGATTGAGGAGGCGGTCGCCGCCGCGTGGGGTTGGCAGCCTGCCGCCGTGACCAACCAGACCCTGGCCCGTGACCGCCACGCCGAGCTGATGACCACCCTGGCCATTCTGGGGACCACCATCGAGAAAATCGCGGTGGAAGTACGTCACCTGCAACGCTCCGAGGTGCGTGAGGCGATGGAACCGTTCGGCAAAGGGCAGACGGGCAGCTCCTCTATGCCGCACAAGAAAAACCCGATCTTGACCGAGAATGTGACCGGCCTGGCCCGCTTGCTGCGCGGCAATGCCATGACCGCTCTGGAAAATGTGGCCCTGTGGCACGAGCGCGACATCTCGCACTCCAGCGCCGAGCGAATTATCCTGCCGGATTCCACCGCCGCCGCCAGCTATGCCCTGCGCCGCTTGACCGGGGTGCTGCGTGATCTGGTGGTCTTCCCGGACCGGATGCTGAAGAACCTGAACGACCTGGGTGGCCTGGTGTTCAGCCAGCGCGTGCTGCACGCCCTGATTGACGAAAAGGGCATGATGCGCGAGGACGCCTACGCCATCGTGCAGCGCAGTGCCCTGCGGTCCTGGGAAACGGGCGAGGGACTCCGTGACCTGCTGGCCGCCGACCCAGAAAGCCCGCTGAGTACCGAGGAGCTGGATGCGGCCTTTGACCTGGCCTGGTATCTGCGGCATGTGGACGCGATCTACGCCCGTTTTGGCCTGTAA
- a CDS encoding GNAT family N-acetyltransferase produces MPELVRPSERYKDSFLDAVREAQAQRSGLGDTLIWDLNTITADFGQVLRGLTRYEPGNALPAGFVHSEYRWLVEGSDYLGRVSIRHSLTDSLREYGGHIGYEIRPSARRRGYGTLILRLALERARELGIGPVLITCDVDNFGSRGVIEANGGVLEGEFEVPQHQDKPIRRYWVTLPGSED; encoded by the coding sequence ATGCCTGAACTCGTCAGACCCTCGGAACGGTACAAAGACAGCTTTCTAGACGCGGTGCGGGAAGCGCAGGCACAGCGCAGCGGCCTAGGTGACACACTCATTTGGGACCTGAACACCATCACCGCCGACTTCGGGCAGGTGCTGCGCGGCCTGACACGGTACGAACCAGGCAACGCGCTGCCCGCCGGATTCGTGCATTCCGAGTACCGCTGGCTGGTCGAGGGCAGTGACTACCTGGGCCGCGTCAGTATCCGCCACTCACTGACCGATTCCCTGCGGGAGTACGGTGGTCACATCGGCTACGAGATCCGGCCTTCCGCACGGCGACGCGGCTACGGAACACTGATCCTCCGGCTGGCTCTGGAACGGGCAAGAGAATTGGGGATAGGGCCAGTGCTGATCACCTGCGATGTGGATAATTTCGGGTCGCGGGGCGTCATTGAAGCAAATGGGGGCGTGCTGGAAGGTGAATTTGAAGTTCCACAGCACCAGGACAAACCCATCCGCCGTTACTGGGTGACGTTGCCTGGGTCAGAAGACTGA
- a CDS encoding CatA-like O-acetyltransferase, with the protein MTFVPIDLCTWPRAATFRHYQANPCTFNVTAEVDVTALKAAGVTFAPALIYVICQTVNTLPALRMTLQNGQPGCWEKVIPTYTVFRPESETFAVLWTELGDSFPEFLSRFQADTQAQAKAPDFYPKGPPPAHAVNISIVPWLGFTGFQLTFAGEENYLLPVFTAGQYRERAGRLWLPLSVRANHAACDGWHIAQFYAEVQRQIDGFQA; encoded by the coding sequence ATGACCTTCGTTCCCATTGACCTCTGTACCTGGCCCCGCGCCGCCACTTTTCGGCACTACCAGGCCAACCCCTGCACCTTCAACGTCACCGCCGAGGTAGACGTGACTGCGCTGAAGGCCGCCGGGGTCACCTTTGCGCCAGCCCTGATCTACGTCATCTGCCAGACGGTGAACACCCTCCCCGCCCTGAGAATGACCCTTCAGAATGGGCAACCCGGCTGCTGGGAGAAGGTGATCCCCACCTACACCGTCTTTCGCCCTGAGAGCGAAACCTTCGCCGTGCTGTGGACCGAGCTGGGCGATTCTTTTCCGGAGTTTCTATCCCGCTTCCAGGCCGACACCCAGGCCCAGGCGAAGGCACCCGACTTTTACCCCAAAGGCCCGCCGCCCGCCCACGCGGTCAATATCTCCATCGTGCCCTGGCTGGGATTTACTGGCTTCCAGCTGACATTCGCGGGCGAAGAGAACTATCTGTTGCCTGTGTTCACCGCAGGCCAGTACCGGGAGCGGGCCGGGCGGCTGTGGCTGCCGCTGTCCGTGCGGGCCAATCATGCCGCCTGCGACGGCTGGCACATCGCGCAGTTCTATGCCGAAGTGCAGCGGCAGATAGACGGCTTTCAGGCCTGA
- a CDS encoding outer membrane lipoprotein carrier protein LolA, with amino-acid sequence MKKAVLLPLTAALALLPQAGAQTANDVLYKVDQMQKNARDLSFRLTGRLTMGGAGQNMDVFVKTIPAREVVRMEFRQPQSLSGDVIVSDRKEVRQYWSMSNQITVTGVGNAARQAGLGLDFSQLGSAANLGSNYNVSLLSTSNAGGGRLFKLQAKPKTNPQAGTAHVWVTDRGWRPTRVQMFGPQGELMVDLNVGNFSTNTGVTEAQLRSLPRGARVVQQ; translated from the coding sequence GTGAAAAAAGCAGTTCTCCTCCCCCTGACCGCCGCACTGGCCCTGCTTCCCCAGGCTGGGGCACAGACCGCCAATGACGTGCTGTACAAAGTGGATCAGATGCAAAAGAATGCCCGCGACCTGTCGTTTCGTCTGACGGGGCGCCTGACGATGGGCGGCGCTGGACAGAACATGGATGTGTTCGTCAAGACCATTCCAGCCCGCGAAGTGGTCCGCATGGAATTCCGCCAGCCCCAGAGCCTCAGCGGTGACGTGATCGTGTCGGACCGCAAAGAAGTGCGCCAGTACTGGAGCATGAGCAATCAGATCACGGTGACTGGCGTGGGTAACGCCGCCCGGCAAGCTGGCCTGGGCCTGGATTTCTCGCAACTGGGCAGCGCCGCCAACCTGGGCAGCAATTACAACGTGAGTCTGCTGAGCACCTCTAACGCTGGTGGTGGTCGCCTGTTCAAATTGCAGGCCAAACCCAAGACCAACCCCCAGGCCGGAACCGCCCATGTCTGGGTGACTGACCGGGGCTGGCGCCCTACCCGCGTGCAGATGTTCGGCCCACAGGGTGAACTCATGGTGGACCTGAACGTGGGCAACTTCAGCACCAACACGGGCGTGACCGAAGCCCAACTGCGTAGCCTGCCACGTGGCGCACGGGTGGTCCAGCAGTAA
- the metG gene encoding methionine--tRNA ligase, translating into MTQSEPTSTPSADQLFITTAIDYANGVPHIGHVFEKILADAIARYQRLAGRPTSLLLGTDEHGEKIMKAAAAQGVTPQELVDDLSQRAFQGLWERLGISLDEFVRTTDAPHQAFVQQILQRVYDAGDIYYAEYEGLYSVGAERYVTEKELAEGLDGVRRFPGDKDPPELRREANYFFKMEKYQPWLREYLQVHPDLIQPAGFRNEVMEMLREPLGDLSISRPKERISWGVPIPWDEGHVTYVWFDALLAYLSGQVNAGHPESVSGQTWHVIGKDILKPHAIFWPTMLRSAGLPVYDRLVVHSHILAADGRKMGKSLGNAIDPEALVADYPLDSVRYSLLREASMGSDTPYGEAILISRHNGELANDLGNLLARSLSMIEKYRGGVIPAAGDLLGREEGLIRDAKALPGEVLRLVGDFRLNMALDAAMNFVRDLNRYIAESEPWKLAKDEAQSGRLDTVLYTVAEGLRVASVALEAAMPGKMQELRRQLGLGDQAYVLESAWALTPAGTQIRAGEVLFPKLEVPEKPAVPQGEAPVTDTPSQTAPSQPAASQPVAAPAPTEAATETAQDITIDDFLKVDLRLAEVLACEPLENADKLLKFTLKVGGEERTILSGIRRWFPEPAELVGKRVVIVANLAPRRMRGILSQGMILSAEDDAGNLDMLTVQRDLPGGTKVR; encoded by the coding sequence ATGACCCAATCTGAACCCACTTCCACACCTAGCGCCGACCAATTATTTATCACCACGGCCATTGATTACGCCAACGGTGTGCCGCACATCGGACACGTCTTCGAGAAGATTCTGGCCGACGCCATCGCCCGCTATCAGCGCTTGGCGGGCCGCCCGACCAGTCTGCTGCTGGGCACCGATGAGCACGGCGAAAAGATCATGAAAGCTGCGGCTGCCCAGGGTGTGACCCCGCAGGAGTTGGTGGACGACCTCTCGCAGCGGGCCTTTCAGGGTCTCTGGGAGCGTCTGGGCATCAGCCTGGACGAGTTCGTGCGGACCACTGATGCGCCGCACCAGGCGTTCGTGCAGCAGATTCTCCAGCGAGTGTATGACGCAGGCGACATCTACTACGCCGAGTACGAGGGGCTGTACTCGGTAGGCGCCGAGCGCTATGTCACCGAAAAGGAACTGGCCGAAGGCCTGGATGGTGTGCGGCGTTTTCCCGGCGACAAGGACCCGCCCGAACTGCGCCGCGAGGCCAACTATTTCTTCAAGATGGAGAAGTATCAGCCCTGGTTGCGTGAGTACCTGCAGGTTCACCCGGACCTGATTCAGCCGGCTGGCTTCCGCAACGAAGTCATGGAAATGCTGCGCGAGCCGCTGGGCGACCTGAGCATTTCACGGCCCAAGGAGAGGATTTCCTGGGGCGTGCCGATTCCCTGGGATGAGGGCCATGTCACCTACGTGTGGTTCGACGCTCTGCTGGCTTACCTGTCGGGTCAGGTGAACGCCGGACATCCCGAAAGCGTCAGCGGGCAGACCTGGCACGTGATCGGCAAGGACATTCTCAAGCCGCACGCGATTTTCTGGCCTACCATGCTGCGCTCGGCTGGGCTGCCGGTGTATGACCGACTGGTGGTCCACAGTCATATTCTGGCGGCTGATGGGCGCAAGATGGGCAAGTCGCTGGGCAACGCGATTGACCCCGAAGCGCTGGTGGCCGACTATCCGCTTGATTCGGTGCGCTACAGCCTGCTGCGCGAGGCGAGCATGGGCAGCGACACGCCTTACGGCGAAGCCATTCTGATCAGCCGCCACAACGGCGAACTGGCCAATGACCTGGGCAACCTGCTGGCCCGCAGTCTCAGCATGATCGAGAAGTACCGCGGTGGCGTGATTCCCGCAGCAGGCGACCTGTTAGGGCGCGAAGAAGGGCTGATACGTGACGCCAAAGCGCTGCCCGGCGAGGTGCTGCGGCTGGTGGGTGACTTCCGCCTGAACATGGCCCTGGACGCCGCCATGAATTTCGTGCGCGACCTGAACCGCTACATCGCCGAGAGTGAGCCCTGGAAGCTGGCCAAGGACGAAGCGCAGTCAGGCCGCCTGGATACCGTGCTGTATACCGTGGCCGAGGGCCTGCGGGTGGCGAGTGTGGCGCTGGAAGCGGCCATGCCCGGCAAGATGCAGGAACTGCGCCGTCAGCTGGGCCTGGGCGATCAGGCGTACGTCCTCGAAAGTGCCTGGGCCCTGACCCCCGCCGGAACCCAGATTCGGGCCGGAGAAGTGCTGTTCCCCAAACTGGAAGTTCCCGAAAAACCAGCCGTACCCCAAGGAGAAGCTCCCGTGACCGACACCCCTTCACAGACCGCCCCGAGCCAGCCCGCCGCTTCTCAGCCTGTCGCTGCGCCTGCTCCCACCGAAGCTGCGACCGAAACCGCGCAGGACATCACCATCGACGACTTCCTGAAAGTGGATCTGCGTCTGGCCGAAGTGCTGGCCTGCGAGCCACTGGAAAATGCCGACAAACTGCTCAAGTTCACCCTGAAAGTAGGAGGCGAGGAACGCACCATCCTCAGCGGCATCCGCCGATGGTTCCCCGAACCCGCCGAACTGGTCGGTAAGCGTGTGGTGATCGTGGCCAACCTGGCCCCCCGCCGGATGCGCGGCATCCTGAGCCAGGGCATGATTCTCAGCGCTGAGGATGACGCGGGCAACCTGGACATGCTGACGGTGCAGCGCGATCTGCCAGGCGGCACCAAGGTCCGCTGA